GAGTGCCCCATGGGGTCGATATCGGAGATCTTTCTGAAAATGCGGAAGCGCGAGCCGGCGGCGTAGTGTGGTTTGCCGTGGGAACCGTTCAACCAGTCATCCGAGGAGTTCATGGCTTGACTCATGGAGAGGCTGCGGACGCGTGGAAAAATGCCGGATCGAGTGCGCACACGGCTGCGATCCGCCGGGCATCGGTAAACGCCCGCACTGCCTGCTGTGTAGGGGGCGAGTTTGGCGTGCCGTGGGTCTGTGAGGTAGAGAATGTTCGTGTTATCGGGGTTGGAAGCGTTGTGATTGATGAGGCCTTTGACCCAGCCTTCCGCAGTGGGGTTCAGGGCGTTAAAGACCAATTCACCGCGATGATCATCGGCGTAGAGGGTCCACCCCAACTGGAGCTGCTTCAGATTGCTCATGCAGAGGGTGCCGTGAGCCTTGGTTTTGGCTTTGGACAGGGCAGGGAGAAGCATGCCCGCCAGGATGGCAATGATGGCGATGACGACGAGCAATTCGATCAACGTGAAGCCGCGGGAATCGGCAGGCGCGGTTGCGGACGAGCCGGGTTGCACGGGGCGCCGGAAACGGGAGTTCATGTACTCGCTTTATAGGGGGAACCGGTTCAAACAACAAGCTCAAGCCCGGAAATTTCACGCTTGTACCGTGACTGGGAACTTCTGGGCCGACTGAGTGGGCTGAGCGGGACTATCGAGCTGAGTCGACGGGCTCCGGTGCGTCCGCAAGTTGTTGGTGACCGGGTTGCCGTGGTAACGCAGACAACCCTGTCTGCTGTGGCGCAGGCTGCCTAGCCTGCGGGGCGACGAATGGAACCAGGTGCGTGGAGAGCATGGAAGGGCCTCGTTCTTCACCCACCGGGCCGACTGGCAGTCGGCGATACGGCAGGCTAGGCAGCCTGCGCCACACTACAGACAACTTTGGAATGAACCGGACAGGTTCAAAATGGAATTCGTCGTTGCAATCCTCGCGGTTGGAGGGCAGTTTCCTGGGGCTTTGGTTCGGGGCGTAGCGTAGCCTGGCTAGCGCGCTTGTTTCGGGTACAAGAGGTCGTGAGTTCAAATCTCACCGCCCCGACCATTTGTAACTTCCTTATTCCTCCTGCTGACGAGAAAGCTCACCAGGTCTGAACACCGCCTAAAACGTTGAAACTCCGCGGAAATCAAAGACTCGCACGCTTAGAATGCCACGATGCAGGTTTGGGGCTCCAGCCGCACACTGCCTAACCACCAAAGGCCCTCGCGGAGCCACGAAGGCACGGAGATGGGGAAGCATGCTTGAACCGGTGACCGTGTGAGTGAAACGGGCTTCGCATCCTTTCTCTCCGTGTCTCTGTGCCTCCGCGAGAGCCATTCGACCTCTGGAACAAATCCGCTGAAACGGTTCAGGACTTCGCGATGATCTCGGCCATCGCGCTTCCGGTTTGCCGCGCCACCTCGACTTGGTTCACGCCTTGGTCGAATCGCTTGGCCGCCCGGAGACACCGGTCGTTTAAGCGCCTCTCTCCACACGCGCGGAAACCGGGCTTCTCCAAGGCGCGAGGCGCATTCCTCAAGCGGGAATCCACGGGCCACAACTCAGGACAGGATTTCGTGGAGCACGTCGCCGTGGACGTCGGTGAGGCGGCGGTCGATGCCGCCGTGGCGCACCGAGAGCTTTTGGTGATCCAGTCCGAGCAAGTGAAGGAGGGTCGCGTGGAAGTCGTGGGTTGTGGCCTTTCCTTCGACCGCCTTCCAGGACCACTCGTCGCTGCGGCCATGGGCGACGCCGGGTCGGATGCCCGCGCCGGCGAACCAGGAAACGAAAGTCCCGCCGTTATGATCGCGGCCCGTGCTCCCTTGGCTGAAAGGCATCCGGCCGAACTCGGTCGTCCAGATGAGCAGTGTATCCTCGAGCATGCCGCGGGCTTTCAGGTCGGCGAGGAGCGCGGCCGCCGGTTGATCCATGCTGCGCGCGGCAAAGCTCAACTCTTTGGGGATATCGGAATGGTTGTCCCAGTTGCCGGCGGCGCCGCCATGCCCGCTCCAAACTTGAACAAACCGCACGCCGCGCTCGGCCATGCGTCGCGCGAGGAGGCAGCGGCGCCCGAAGTCCGCCGTCTCCGGCTGCTCCAGGCCGTAAAGCCGCTTCGTGGCGTCGGATTCACGGCGGAGGTCGAGCAGCTCCGGCGCCGCCAACTGCAGCCGCGCGGCGAGTTCGTAGCTTTCGATGCGCGCCCGAAGCCGCGCGTCGCCCGGCCGACGGGCCGCGTGCTCCGCGTTCATTTCACGCAGCAGGACGAGACCGTCGGCCTGGCTCGCGGGCGTGACGTGGCGGGCGGATCCCGGCGGCGCCAGATGTTCGATGGGTTGCGGCGCGCCGGCGCGCACGACGGTTCCCTGATGATTCGCGGGGAGAAACCCTGCAGAGAACATGCTGCTGCCGTTGTAAGGAAGTCCGCGGACGTCGGGGAGAACGACGAAGGCGGGCACGTTGTCGGCCAGGCTTCCCAAGGCGTAGGAGATCCAGGCGCCCGCGCAGGGGAATCCCGGCAGCAGGAATCCGCTCATCTGCAAGTAGGCGGCGGGACCGTGGACATTGGACTTGGATTGCATGGCCATGAGGAAAGCCATGTCGTCCACGTGCCGCGCCAAATGCGGCAGCGCGCTGCTCACCCAGCGGCCGCATTGCCCGTGTTGAGTCCAGGTGTAGGGGCTGCGCATGATGGCGCCCGGAGTGCTGATGCTGGCTTCGACCCGCTGCCCCCCGCCCGGATCGAATGTTTCTCCGTGGCGCGCGATGAGCAGCGGTTTGTAATCGAATAGATCGCACTGGCTGGCGCCGCCATTCATGAAGAGCTGAATGACGCGCCTCGCTTTCGGGAGCGCGGGCGGCGGGGCCGCGGATGCCTCGCGGCCGAGCAACTTAATAGGAATTTGCTTTTCACGGCT
The Verrucomicrobiota bacterium DNA segment above includes these coding regions:
- a CDS encoding type II secretion system protein encodes the protein MNSRFRRPVQPGSSATAPADSRGFTLIELLVVIAIIAILAGMLLPALSKAKTKAHGTLCMSNLKQLQLGWTLYADDHRGELVFNALNPTAEGWVKGLINHNASNPDNTNILYLTDPRHAKLAPYTAGSAGVYRCPADRSRVRTRSGIFPRVRSLSMSQAMNSSDDWLNGSHGKPHYAAGSRFRIFRKISDIDPMGHSKAFVLIDEHPDSINYGDFAVIYRAPSEIGSTRLVDMPASTHNGAGGLSFADGHAEIHKWVDPRTKPRILYSDDAWSKWIVNCPNNSDVVWLSERTTFREN
- a CDS encoding DUF1501 domain-containing protein, with protein sequence MASKGRFSCGRDPESSGFESSREKQIPIKLLGREASAAPPPALPKARRVIQLFMNGGASQCDLFDYKPLLIARHGETFDPGGGQRVEASISTPGAIMRSPYTWTQHGQCGRWVSSALPHLARHVDDMAFLMAMQSKSNVHGPAAYLQMSGFLLPGFPCAGAWISYALGSLADNVPAFVVLPDVRGLPYNGSSMFSAGFLPANHQGTVVRAGAPQPIEHLAPPGSARHVTPASQADGLVLLREMNAEHAARRPGDARLRARIESYELAARLQLAAPELLDLRRESDATKRLYGLEQPETADFGRRCLLARRMAERGVRFVQVWSGHGGAAGNWDNHSDIPKELSFAARSMDQPAAALLADLKARGMLEDTLLIWTTEFGRMPFSQGSTGRDHNGGTFVSWFAGAGIRPGVAHGRSDEWSWKAVEGKATTHDFHATLLHLLGLDHQKLSVRHGGIDRRLTDVHGDVLHEILS